CACCGATCGCGCCTCGCACTTCTTCATGGTCATCATGACGCGCTACCACATCGATCCGACGGTCGTCGAGCAGGATTTCCTGCACGCCGTCCACCGGGTGCTGATCGTCGGGAGCGTCGCCGCCGCCGCCGCGGCGATGGTGTTCGGCTGGATCCTGGTCCGGCGGATGGTCCGGCCGATCTCCGACATGATGCTCCTGGCCGAACGGATCGCCGCGGGCGACTACGCGCGGCGGGTCGAGACCCGCGGCCCGGACGAGCTCGTGCGGCTCGCCGACTCGCTCAACCGGATGGCGGCGTCCCTCGAGCGGATCGAGGCGCTCCGCCGGGACCTGGTCGCGAACGTGGCGCACGAGCTGCGCACGCCGCTCACCACGCTGCAGGGGTATCTCGAGGCCCTGCGCGACGGCGTCGCGCCGGTTAGCCGCGAGACCCTGACCTCGCTGCACGAAGAGGTGCTCCGGCTCGCGCGCCTGGTCGACACGCTGCAGCAGCTCAGCCAGTTCGACGCCCGGGTCTCCCGGGTGCACCGGATGGAGCTGGACGTCGCGGCCTTCGCGCGGCAGACGGCCGCCGTGTACCGGCAGGAGCTCGATGCCCGGACCCTGAGCCTGCGCGTGGCGGGCGATCCGGGATGTCCCCGGGTCGAGGCCGACCCCGACCTCCTCGGCCAGGCGCTCCGCAATTTGCTCGACAACGCGCTGCGCTACGCGGCGGCCGGGACCGAGATCACGGTCCGGACGGCCTGCGCCGACGGGCGCATACGGATCGCGGTGGAAAACGCGGGCGAGGAGATCGCGCCCGAGGATCTCCCGCACATCTTCGAGCGGTTTTACCGGGGCGAGAAGTCCCGGTCCCGGGAC
This region of bacterium genomic DNA includes:
- a CDS encoding ATP-binding protein, with protein sequence MRDSLLWRLLGSHLLVIAIAVAISAALITDRASHFFMVIMTRYHIDPTVVEQDFLHAVHRVLIVGSVAAAAAAMVFGWILVRRMVRPISDMMLLAERIAAGDYARRVETRGPDELVRLADSLNRMAASLERIEALRRDLVANVAHELRTPLTTLQGYLEALRDGVAPVSRETLTSLHEEVLRLARLVDTLQQLSQFDARVSRVHRMELDVAAFARQTAAVYRQELDARTLSLRVAGDPGCPRVEADPDLLGQALRNLLDNALRYAAAGTEITVRTACADGRIRIAVENAGEEIAPEDLPHIFERFYRGEKSRSRDTGGAGIGLALVQEIAGVHGGQAGALSSQGRTTVWFTLSLTAPLPADDG